One Bacillaceae bacterium S4-13-56 genomic region harbors:
- a CDS encoding DUF4247 domain-containing protein: MKKVLFTVGFLALLLLSACSTVNSGYQTIYDGEVASYVQSKYPLYDVVSSTVDSSNYSEIYSAEGRSLDEVASEIEGVKTPVQVSEENENRKALVYNDMFVILSQDEENSSNTLIEVANKEFVRNNFNPSFFQGMLLMTILDDVLDVDDWGKNRKISCNSNPERCYGGYSTSGGSFKGYKNTPSVRGTTVRGGGPGAGK, encoded by the coding sequence TTGAAAAAGGTATTATTTACTGTTGGTTTCCTGGCCTTACTGCTTTTGAGTGCATGTTCAACGGTAAACTCTGGTTATCAAACGATTTATGATGGAGAAGTAGCATCGTATGTTCAAAGCAAATATCCCCTCTATGACGTAGTATCAAGTACAGTAGATTCATCTAACTACTCTGAAATATATTCTGCTGAAGGAAGATCCTTAGATGAAGTTGCTTCCGAGATAGAGGGAGTAAAGACGCCTGTTCAAGTAAGTGAAGAGAATGAGAATAGAAAAGCTCTTGTCTATAATGATATGTTTGTTATCTTATCTCAGGATGAAGAAAACTCTTCTAATACTTTAATAGAGGTTGCGAACAAGGAATTTGTAAGAAATAATTTTAATCCTAGTTTCTTTCAAGGTATGCTTTTAATGACTATTCTTGATGATGTGTTAGATGTGGATGATTGGGGAAAGAATCGAAAAATCAGTTGTAATAGCAACCCAGAGCGATGTTACGGAGGTTATAGTACTTCGGGTGGAAGTTTTAAAGGTTATAAAAATACTCCGTCCGTTCGTGGTACAACCGTTCGTGGTGGAGGTCCTGGAGCAGGAAAATAA
- a CDS encoding DUF350 domain-containing protein, with translation MNPFLLTLLYFAIAIIIVIVGLVIFEMLTRKYKDWDEVLNNNKAVGLSISGKIIGICIILAFAVYSSDKVLDTLIWGLFGVVLQMLAYFIFEAVTRNFSVEEQLKKGNVSIGLISFAVSVGLALVIGASIT, from the coding sequence ATGAATCCATTTTTATTAACATTGTTATATTTTGCAATTGCTATTATTATAGTTATCGTTGGCCTAGTGATTTTTGAAATGTTAACACGTAAGTATAAGGATTGGGACGAAGTTTTAAATAATAACAAAGCTGTTGGTTTATCTATTTCGGGTAAAATTATTGGGATTTGTATTATTCTCGCATTCGCAGTCTATAGCAGTGATAAAGTTTTAGATACATTGATTTGGGGGCTTTTTGGAGTCGTATTACAAATGCTAGCGTACTTTATTTTTGAGGCAGTTACGCGCAACTTTTCTGTGGAAGAACAATTGAAAAAAGGAAATGTCTCTATAGGGTTGATTAGTTTTGCGGTATCAGTAGGTCTTGCGTTAGTCATTGGAGCGTCTATTACATAA